The genomic DNA ATGCAATATTTATGTAAACACGATCATTTTTTCTATTCTGTATTTCTTTTCAACTACAGTTTTCACCGCTTGTCAAATGAAGATTCTGAGTAAAAAGTCAACTCTACTCGGACTCCTGTATTCATTGACAGAGGTTTAGCTTGGTGTTTAATCAGAGTTGCTACACTCTGCAACAGAACACTAcattgcccaaggacacaacaaccgagactgtccaagctgggactcgaactggcaaccttccaattacaaggcgaactcccaactctttgATCCACGATCGCCCTTAAATTAAAAACTGTGGTTCAAAAATTTTACTCTGGGGAAGGGCAAGTGCTCAACCTGGTCTTAATATATTCCAGGAATCATTGACAGTTGTTCAGTATTTATGGAACACTTTTATAAAAACTATTCTATAACAGTTTTCCCAAACGTAATGGCACAGTTATCttacggccctagcagggccaGTCCTGAAATTCCCCTGGTGTAGGTGtggtctctctgtctctcctgcctAGGTGCCGTCTGTTGGGTACATTACCATTTtgcctctttctctcctttttcaactcggacactttttgttactttctCTCCCCTGGACCTCTTTAGGGGACCATAACAAGTTAAAATGAGAGATTTTTGCTTTTCGTCTTAGTGCTTGTTGTTCAGCTGCCGTGCATATCGTCACCTTTTAATGATAAATAACAGCCTTCTACAGACAAGCAGCAACCTCCCATCTCTATCTATCTGTAAATCTTAGTGAATGCCATTGATGTGTTTTGTCCTTTAATCAAATTAATCCCAAAAGACTTTTTAGATTTTAGATATTAACATTACCAAAAAAATGCAGTCTATACTACTATGTGAATTTTAACAGTAGTCTTCTAATGTCCAGTTTTCATGAAAGCACCATGAagttgatttgtttgtttgctcaCATTTCCAAAAACCCAGCCCAGTCCCAATAAAATCAGCTGATAAGAGTTACACAGTCACGCATAACAGGACTCAAAATGGTTTAAAAAGCAGTCAATGTccaaagaacagctttgaaatacCTTCATGAAGCCTGAagagcacttaaaaaaaaaaagaaaaactaggTACAAAGTCTGGCATCTCTTATGCAAAATATAGAGAAATTATGGGTCACTCAAgacaatataaaacacacacaatataaaactttaaagaaatgtaagaaacaaaaaaatcaaggtaTTAAGATGGAAcctaacagaaaaaaacaaagtacaagCTTATAATTCACACAGAACTGGAACTCAGTAAACAATAGGCTAGGTGAAAAAATACCAGCTGACAGCTGGCTGACCTCTGGCTGAAAGCGGCAATTTTGAGTGGCTGTATCTGTACTTCTCTGTACATCTGTAATTCTCTGAGCAATTTAAGGTTGCAGTTTAAAAATTGTCATTATTTACTACGTTTTTCACATTATACGATCACATTGatgattgtattgtttacctAGTTGATGATTTTCTGATCTTACTGGAGGATGAGCATACAGTTCTTACTGTTGTggtatatatttattatatcatTTTGTTGAGAGATTGCAAAATTGTTCATAAACAGGTTATATGAGAATTCCAAGGTACCAATCATTTGTTCTGACTTTTATGCTATGCACTACTGTCATTTGTTTATTGTTCTGGAGTTGCTACACTCTGCAACAGAACACTACAGTGAAAAGGCTGCACTCGATGGTCCTACGTGTTCGTGATGGCAGCAAGCAACAAGTCATCGGTATCAAATACCAGGAGCAACGTGACATCAGCATCATCTGTAAGTGCGGCTCGCGCCAGAGCTAAAGCAGAAGCTGCTAAGGTACGAGCATCATATGCTAGCCAGGAGGCTAAATTAAAACTGGAAAAGGCTGCTAGAGAAGCAGAAAGGAAAACTAGAGAAGCTCAAAATCAGTTGGAAGCCGCTAGAATTGATACAGAGCTGGAAGTGCTAACATTAAATCGTGAAGCAGATGCAGCCATCGCTGAAGCACAGGTGTTAGAAGATGTAGCCGAAATGCATGGAAATGTAGAAAATATGAAATCTGAGTCAGAAGACAGGCTTAGATTGCAACGTATTAGTGAATATGTTTGCTCTCAAAATGATCAGAATCAGTCTACCTTTGCACCAGTATCTGTCCCACCTGTTAAATCTGTAGACCATGCAGAATCACAAGACAGTTTCAGAACATGGCATCCACCTGCAAGCTTAGCGGAATTCCAACATAGCAATAGCAAGCCCAAGCCTGAAGCGGATGATGGGACACATCCACCCACAACAAACCTGTCTAAACTGACCAGAGCTGAATCGAAGACTGACATCGAAAGGACAAACCCTCGCACGTATATAGGTGCTCAGTCACAAACACCCCGGCATATGCTTCCAGTGAGCGTGCCACAACCACCAGACCCTCTGGCACAGTATTTGGCGCGACGTGATCTCGTCACGTCAGGACTGTACCAATTTGATGATAAGCCAGAGAATTTCCGTGCATGGCGGTCCTCATTCACTAACGCTGTGGCTGAGGTTCAACTTACAGAAACACAAGAATTAGACCTCATGACCAAATGGTTAGGAAAAGAGTCTGGACAGCAAATAAGATGCATACGCTCAGTGCACGTGAATAATGCCGGTGTGGCTCTGCGCAAGGCATGGGAGAGGCTGAATGACTGCTATGGTGCCCCTGAGATGATTGAGCAGTCGCTGTTTCAGAGACTTGACAGTTTTCCAAAAATTGTGGCCAAAGATCACATCAGATTACGTGAACTTGGGGATTTGCTCATGGAGATACAAGGCGCCAAGGAGGATGGATACCTCACTGGGCTGTCATATCTAGATACCTCCAGAGGTATTGGACCCATAGTTGACAAGCTCCCATATGGGCTCCAGGAGAAGTGGGTGTCATCTGGGTCGTGGTACAAAGAGGAGAACAACGGCTGCTTCCCTCCCTTTAGTTACTTTTGTAACTTTGTCTGTCATGAGGCAAAGAAGTGAAATGACCCCAGCTTTATTCGTCAAAGCAACGGCGCAAGCCCCACAACACCAGAAAGATTACCTATGAAGAGCTTTAACACCAACAGGTCTATCGCAGTTCACAAAACAGATGTCTCTACAATCAACGACGACCCTAATAAGAACTGCCCATTGCACAATAAACCTCATCCACTTAAAAAATGCAGGACATTCAGAAACAAGTCCATCGATGACAGGAAGGCCTTTCTAAAACAAAAAGGAATATGCTTCAAGTGTTGTTCTTCAACTTCACATGTTGCCAAAGACTGCAAATCTTCCGTGAAATGCTTAGAGTGTGAAAGCATCTATCATGATGCAGCCATGCACCCTGGCCCACAACCTCAACTCACCAAGgctcctccaccaccacaagAGAACGGCGGGGAGGGAGAAGATGATTCTAATGTAACTGATGTTAGAACCAGCTGCACAGAGGTTTGTGGCCCCGGCCAGTGGGGTCGTTCTTGCTCTAAGATCTGCCTTGCAAAGGTCTACCCCAAACATTCAAAACACAAAGCCATTAAAGCTTATGTAATCCTGGACGACCAGAGCAATCGCTCTTTAGCCAGGCCAGAGTTCTTTGAGCTGTTTGGTGTGGAGGACAAGCCACTCTTATACCATCTCAGAACATGCTCCGGAGTCATCGAAATGTACGGCAGGAAGGCAGAAGGATTCCAGATAGAGTCGTTGGATGGCAACGTTCTCATACCTCTTCCACCACTCCTCGAGTGCCCTGAAATCCCCAACAATCGAGCTGAAATCCCAACACCAGGTGCAGTTTTGCATCAACCTCATCTCCACCATATAGCCAAACACATCCCTGATCTGGACCCAGAAGCAGAGATACTCTTGCTGCTCGGGAGAGACGTGCTTAGAGCACACAAGGTCAGGCAGCAAGTTAACGGGCCACACAACGCTCCCTTTGCACAACGTCTCGATCTAGGCTGGGTAGTGATAGGGGAGGTGTGCCTAGGCAATGTGCATAAGCCAACAGTTGACACATTCAAGACCCATGTCCTAGACAGCGGTCGCCATTCCATATTTCAGCCCTGTGCAAGTTTCATGCAGGTCAAAGAAACACAGCCAAGCTCCAGCAAGTCTAACAAAATGCCAGAGAGGATGCTAGGACACACAGTGTTTAACCAATCTGAACATGATAACAAATCTGCCCCATCAATAGAAGACATCCTCTTCCTAGAGATCATGGATACAAATGTCCACAGAGATGACACTGGTAGCTGGGTTGCTCCATTGCCGTTCAAGGAGCCACGGCAACGTTTGCCAAATAATAAAGAGCATGCGGTCAAGAGGTTTGAATCCTTGCAACGCCAATTCAGGAAGAAACCCGAGATGCAGAAACAATATGTGGCATTCATGGAGAAGATCATTGCCAATGGTCACGCAGAGGTGGCACCACCCTTGAGGGAAGATGAAGAGTGCTGGTTTCTTCCATCATTCGGGGTATACCACCCACAAAAGCCCAACCAAATCAGGGTGGTTTTTGATTCCAGCGCTCAGTACTGTGGAGTCTCCCTCAATGACGTGCTTCTGACTGGTCCCGACCTCAACAATTCTCTCTTGGGTGTCCTTCTACGCTTTCGAAGGGAGAGAGTAGCAATCCTCGCCGACATCCAACAAATGTTTCACTGCTTTTTGGTCCATGAAAGGCACCGCAACTTCCTCTGGTTTTTGTGGTATGAGGACAACGACCTCACCAAGGCAGTTATCGACTACCGCATGAGGGTTCACGTCTTTGGCAACTCACCATCCCCAGCTGTGGCCATCTATGGTCTGCGGAGAGCCATTGCTGAAGGTGCCCAGAAGTACGGTGCCGACACAATGAAGTTTGTGGAAAGACACTTTTACGTGGATGATGGCTTGGTGTCTCTCCTATCTGAAGCAGAAGCAATCAACCTTCTCCAACGGACTCAGGCTTCACTTGCTGAATCAAACCTCCGCTTGCACAAGTTTGTGTCGAATAGTCCAGCAGTCACTGGAGCTTTCCCGCCAGAAGATTGTGTCCCACTCATCAAGGATCTGGATTTGAGTGGGGAGACAGCACCCATGCAGCGCAGCCTGGGTTTGCTGTGGGAGATCAGAAAAGACACATTCACATTCTCTGCATCAACTATTATCAAACCTTTCACCCGACGTGGAGTTCTCTCTACCGTCAATAGTGTTTTTGATCCGATGGGTATGCTGGCACCTGTCACAATCCAGGGACGAGCTCTTCTTAGGGAACTTAGTTCGGAACAGACTGACTGGGATGCACCTCTCCCAGAAGACAAGCTGAAGAAATGGGAAACCTGGAGAGATTCTCTTCAAGTCCTAAAGGAGCTTCATGTGCCACGTGCATTCACATCAACCTCGCTCACCAAAGCTGCGCACACAGAGTTGTTTGTATTCTCAGATGCCTCAACTATGGCCATTGGGGCTATCGCTTACTTGAGAGCCATTCAGGAGGATGGAAAAGTGGAAGTAGGATTTGTTATGGGCAAAGCCAAATTAGCACCCCAGTCTGAACCAACAATCCCGAGGCTCGAACTCTGTGCTGCTGTCCTTGCAGTAGAAATGGCGGATCTCATCCGGGAGGAGCTGGATCTGAAATTGGATGCTGTCAGGTTCTACACGGACAGTAAGGTAGTACTCGGGTATATTTGTAATACGACAAAACGCTTCTACACGTATGTCCATAACAGAGTCCAACGTATCCGACAATCTACCAGACCAGAACAATGGCATTATGTGTGCACGGAAGAAAACCCTGCGGACCATGCATCCAGATCTTTGCCTGCATCCCATCTGGCACAGAGTTCTTGGTTCACCGGACCTTCATTCCTGCATCAGTTATCTGCAGAAACAACACAAACCGGTGAGACGTTTGAGCTTATCGACCCAGGAAATGACTCAGAGATTCGACCACAGGTACGCACCTACACTACTCATCTGAAGGAACCTGTACTTACTCCTGATCGCCTTCACCGTTTCTCCACCTTTACCTCTCTACTGCGAGCAGTGGCATTCCTTATCCATGTGGTAAGATCTCACAAACATTCAAACAGAAACAGCAGGTGTACAGGATGGCACATATGTTGCTTACCTCGTACTGTGGACGAAATAGCTCAAGCGAAACATGTCATTCTGCAAGCAGCACAAAGGCCAGCCTTTGTCAAGGAACTGTCAGCCCTCCAAGCAAACAAAGTGGTGCCCACAAACAGCCCGTTGCATAAACTCAGTCCAACTTTGGAGAGTAGTCTCATCTGTGTTGGAGGCAGACTGAAACATTCTCAACTAACGTGTGAAGAAAAGAACCCAGTAATCCTACCCAAGGACAGCCACATTTCCTTACTGCTCATACGACATCACCATGAGCAGGTGAGACATCAGGGTCGACATCTCACAGAAGGTGCAGTAAGGGCAGCTGGACTGTGGATTTTGGGTGGTAAGCGACTAATCAATTCAGTCCTACACAAATGCGTAATCTGCCGGAAGCTGCGTGGGAGACCGGAAGAACAACGTATGGCTGACTTATCACCGGAACGTCTCAAGGTTTGCCCTCCCTTCACATACGTTGGGCTTGACGTCTTTGGGCCTTGGTCTGTTGTAACCAGACGCACCAGAGGA from Oreochromis niloticus isolate F11D_XX linkage group LG10, O_niloticus_UMD_NMBU, whole genome shotgun sequence includes the following:
- the LOC106098563 gene encoding uncharacterized protein LOC106098563, giving the protein MKSFNTNRSIAVHKTDVSTINDDPNKNCPLHNKPHPLKKCRTFRNKSIDDRKAFLKQKGICFKCCSSTSHVAKDCKSSVKCLECESIYHDAAMHPGPQPQLTKAPPPPQENGGEGEDDSNVTDVRTSCTEVCGPGQWGRSCSKICLAKVYPKHSKHKAIKAYVILDDQSNRSLARPEFFELFGVEDKPLLYHLRTCSGVIEMYGRKAEGFQIESLDGNVLIPLPPLLECPEIPNNRAEIPTPGAVLHQPHLHHIAKHIPDLDPEAEILLLLGRDVLRAHKVRQQVNGPHNAPFAQRLDLGWVVIGEVCLGNVHKPTVDTFKTHVLDSGRHSIFQPCASFMQVKETQPSSSKSNKMPERMLGHTVFNQSEHDNKSAPSIEDILFLEIMDTNVHRDDTGSWVAPLPFKEPRQRLPNNKEHAVKRFESLQRQFRKKPEMQKQYVAFMEKIIANGHAEVAPPLREDEECWFLPSFGVYHPQKPNQIRVVFDSSAQYCGVSLNDVLLTGPDLNNSLLGVLLRFRRERVAILADIQQMFHCFLVHERHRNFLWFLWYEDNDLTKAVIDYRMRVHVFGNSPSPAVAIYGLRRAIAEGAQKYGADTMKFVERHFYVDDGLVSLLSEAEAINLLQRTQASLAESNLRLHKFVSNSPAVTGAFPPEDCVPLIKDLDLSGETAPMQRSLGLLWEIRKDTFTFSASTIIKPFTRRGVLSTVNSVFDPMGMLAPVTIQGRALLRELSSEQTDWDAPLPEDKLKKWETWRDSLQVLKELHVPRAFTSTSLTKAAHTELFVFSDASTMAIGAIAYLRAIQEDGKVEVGFVMGKAKLAPQSEPTIPRLELCAAVLAVEMADLIREELDLKLDAVRFYTDSKVVLGYICNTTKRFYTYVHNRVQRIRQSTRPEQWHYVCTEENPADHASRSLPASHLAQSSWFTGPSFLHQLSAETTQTGETFELIDPGNDSEIRPQVRTYTTHLKEPVLTPDRLHRFSTFTSLLRAVAFLIHVVRSHKHSNRNSRCTGWHICCLPRTVDEIAQAKHVILQAAQRPAFVKELSALQANKVVPTNSPLHKLSPTLESSLICVGGRLKHSQLTCEEKNPVILPKDSHISLLLIRHHHEQVRHQGRHLTEGAVRAAGLWILGGKRLINSVLHKCVICRKLRGRPEEQRMADLSPERLKVCPPFTYVGLDVFGPWSVVTRRTRGGQAESKRWAMMFSCLSSRAVHIELIESMDTSSCINALRRFFALRGPAKELQSDCGTNFIGASKELEMDNTVQGYLSKQGCSWNFRPPHASHMGGSWERMIGVARRILDSMLLQQKSRLTHEVLSTLMAEITAIINARPLLPVSTDPHQPFILSSAMLLTQKSGVPPPPGDFTDKDLFTKQWRQVQVLANQFWARWSKEYLPSLQQRQKWTVTSRNLQVGDLVLLRDKQTIRNYWPMAIVTATFPGKDGHVRKVEVKTADQGDTRTFLRPVAEVVLLLPKD